Part of the Chitinophaga parva genome is shown below.
AATGGCGCCCGCGGGTAAAGGCATGTTTTCCGTACATTTGCGCGTTACTTTTTTGAACCAAAGGAATATGAATCGGATTTTCGGGCACCTGGCGTTTTGGCTGGTCTTACTTATTTCCTCGGTGTGCATGACACACTGCGCCAACATTGTGCCTCCCATGGGCGGGCCCAAGGACACCTTGCCTCCCGTGGTGCTGCGCGCCACGCCCGCAGACTCTACCCTGGGGTTCAACACTCATAAGGTGACCTTCCTTTTTGACGAATATGTGCAGCTGGACAACGTGAATGAAAAGCTGGTGGTATCGCCCACACTGAAGCGACCGCCCCAGGTCACTGCCAAGCTGCATTCCGTGACCATGGTCATCAAGGACACACTGCAGCCCAATACCACTTACACCTTCAACTTTGCAGATGCCATCAAGGACGTGAACGAGCGCAATTCCGTGCAGGAATTTGTATACGTGGTGTCTACCGGCAACTACCTGGACTCCCTCCAGCTCAGCGGGCATATTATTAACGCGGAAATAGGGCGGGTAGACAGTAACGCAGCCGTGATGCTGTACCGCAAGCTGGACGACGACTCCGTGGTGACCAAGGAAAAACCGGTGTACTACACCAAATCCCGCGGTGATGGCAGCTTCCGGTTCAAAAACCTGGCGCCCGGCACCTACAAGCTCTTTGCCCTCAAAGAAGAGAATAAAGACCTGCAATACGATGATCCTTCAGAGCTTATTGCCTTCCCGGACAGCCTGATCACCATCAACCGTAACCTGGCGGATGTGAACCTGCTCACCTTTGCAGAAACAGATACCTCCCTGATCAAAAAGCCGGTGGACAGCACGCTGCTGCCGGAAGAAAACAACAAAAAGGAAAAGGATAAAAAGAAGAAGCCCCGCCTGATCATGGGCGTGAACCTGGATGGTGGCAAGCAGGAACTTACAGACTCCATGCACCTCACCTTTAACTTCCCCATCCGCTCTATAGACACTACGCGCATGGAGCTGGATGAAGACACTACCCTGGACCCGGTGAATTTCACCACCACTTTTGACTCCACCCACACCCGCCTGAACATAGGCTACAAATGGAGATCCGGCCTGCCCTACCGCCTGGTGGTACTGCCCGGCTTTGTTGTAGACACCAATAACAACAGCCTGAAAAAGGCGGACACGGTAAACTTTGTGGCCAAACGCACCCAGGACTACGGCGAAGTATTCCTGCACCTGGTCCTGAGCGACAGTATGCGCGCAGCCGCTGCCAACGAACCGGTAGATTATGTAGTGCAGCTGGTGAGGGACAAGGGCATCCGGTACTCCGGCAAGATCAGCAGCAACGGCACGTGGATCCAGCACCTGGTGCAGCCCGGTGATTACGAGATCCGCATCCTGCTGGACCGGAATGGTAATGGCAAGTGGGACCGCGGTGTGTACTACGGCACACCCAAAAAACAACCCGAGCGGGTGGTCACCTTCCCTGAAATACAGCATATTAAGGCAAACTGGCTGGTGAAGCCGGAGTTGAGATTGTAAGAAATAGGTCTCAGGTATCTATTGCGCTAAAGAAATATTAACTGCCAGATAACTAAGGCCCATGTATTTACAAATGCATGGGCCTTCTGCTGTAACCTGGGCAGGCCGCTTCGCACCTCCAGGGAAGTACCTGGGGCTTAGGACCTGATACAACCATTAAATCCCTCCAATCAAGTATCTTTGCACCCTATGATTTTCTCATCTGCGCTGATTGAAACTGCGGTTAATGAATTTGCCCGCCTGCCCGGCATTGGGAAGAAGACGGCGCTCAGGCTGGTGCTCCATTTGCTGAAGCAGGAGCCCGCCCAGGTGCAGCAGTTCAGCGACGCCATGGCCCGCATGCGGGAGCAGATAAAATTCTGCAGGCATTGCCACAATGTATCTGACGATGAAGTGTGCACTATCTGTGCCAGCCACACCCGCAATGATGGCCTGGTGTGTGTGGTGGAAAGCATCCGCGATGTAATGGCTATTGAAAACACCCAGCAGTACAACGGGAAGTACCACGTACTGGGCGGTATCATCTCCCCCATTGATGGCGTGGGCCCGGACCAGCTCAATATCCACAGCCTGGTGGAGCGGGTGCGGGAAAAAAGCATCGGGGAAGTGATCATGGCGCTCAGCCCCACCATTGAGGGCGATACCACGATCTACTACCTTTCCAAAAAACTAAAGGACCTTCCTGTAAAAGTAACCACCATCGCCCGCGGCATTGCCTTTGGCGGTGAGCTGGAATATGCGGATGAAATGACCCTTGCCAGGTCTATCTTTAACCGGCTGCCATTGGAGAATTACGTGCAGCAGAAGTAAAATTTCCGATACCAGGGAAATCACAACTTTCAACTTCAATTTACAAGATATAACAAGGTCCGGCTCCCGGGATGCATACCCGGGAGCCGGACCTTTTGCTGTATGTTAGTTTAGGAACCGGGCCCGGAGCCGGCATTATCCCGGTTCCCAGGAACCAGGCGTTGGCACCCTTAAACCCTGCTTGGTATTGGAAATTGTCACCTGAAAATTACCCTCCGGCTTCAAATCAGCGCAAAAAAAATACGGGTGCTCGACAACACCCGTTTGTTTTCAACCTGTAATTCCACGTTATGAAAATATATTGACCCAGGAGGCCCGGTCTATTTACTTTGTTTGTTGCTACACAATGGTAGCCCGCCCTGCGCATGGCGCTGCTTCTCCCACTGGGCCCGCTCTATTTTATTCAGGAAACATACTTTAAATACTTCCGGCGTGTGTTGCTCAATGGCTACTGCCTGTAAGCCGTACTGCGCCAGATGCTGCTCCAGGCTTTGGAAATCCTTTGAGATAGTCATGGCTTATGATTTTGTTGTAATGATAAAAAACCGGGAAACCGGGTTAGGCCCAACAACAGCGGGACCGTGCATGACAATTATGCATCGGGGTGGTGGCACGCATAGTGGAGAAGAAACGCTGGTCCATGTTGGTAATGCTGTTGGTTTGATTACCCTACAAAAGTAGTAGACTTTTATAAAACTCCAAAAAAAATTTTAGCGCTGCCGCCAAAAGTGGCCGGGGCACTTATTTGTGGAGAAGACAAAGGGGTTTGTTATCTTTGCATAGCTCGTCTGGCAGTGGATTTGTTTATTGTTCGGCTGCCAGGCATTTATTCATCGTAACTAA
Proteins encoded:
- the recR gene encoding recombination mediator RecR translates to MIFSSALIETAVNEFARLPGIGKKTALRLVLHLLKQEPAQVQQFSDAMARMREQIKFCRHCHNVSDDEVCTICASHTRNDGLVCVVESIRDVMAIENTQQYNGKYHVLGGIISPIDGVGPDQLNIHSLVERVREKSIGEVIMALSPTIEGDTTIYYLSKKLKDLPVKVTTIARGIAFGGELEYADEMTLARSIFNRLPLENYVQQK
- a CDS encoding Ig-like domain-containing protein; its protein translation is MNRIFGHLAFWLVLLISSVCMTHCANIVPPMGGPKDTLPPVVLRATPADSTLGFNTHKVTFLFDEYVQLDNVNEKLVVSPTLKRPPQVTAKLHSVTMVIKDTLQPNTTYTFNFADAIKDVNERNSVQEFVYVVSTGNYLDSLQLSGHIINAEIGRVDSNAAVMLYRKLDDDSVVTKEKPVYYTKSRGDGSFRFKNLAPGTYKLFALKEENKDLQYDDPSELIAFPDSLITINRNLADVNLLTFAETDTSLIKKPVDSTLLPEENNKKEKDKKKKPRLIMGVNLDGGKQELTDSMHLTFNFPIRSIDTTRMELDEDTTLDPVNFTTTFDSTHTRLNIGYKWRSGLPYRLVVLPGFVVDTNNNSLKKADTVNFVAKRTQDYGEVFLHLVLSDSMRAAAANEPVDYVVQLVRDKGIRYSGKISSNGTWIQHLVQPGDYEIRILLDRNGNGKWDRGVYYGTPKKQPERVVTFPEIQHIKANWLVKPELRL